One genomic region from Candidatus Binatus sp. encodes:
- a CDS encoding alpha/beta fold hydrolase, protein MARFDTATGRYVYLTIDSIEYRVFFEETGAGIPLVLQHTAGADGRQWRHLLEDKELQRDFRMIAYDLPYHGKSVPPTGIEWWRSEYRLTKDFLMKFVLTLSHELALERPVYMGSSIGGHLATDLALHHADKFRAIIGVEAAISTPGGYDDQWSHPRVSNEYKASVMYGLMSPTSPEKYRRETAWIYSQGAPPVFKGDLYYYSVDHDLSNTAEQIDTSQTPLYLLTGEYDWASTPEMSEDLAKRIKGAKYQTMRGLGHFPMSEDPARFKEYIAPVLREIRSRAR, encoded by the coding sequence ATGGCACGTTTCGATACCGCGACGGGACGTTACGTCTATTTGACGATCGATAGCATCGAGTACCGCGTTTTCTTCGAAGAGACCGGCGCGGGCATTCCGCTTGTGCTGCAGCACACGGCGGGCGCCGACGGCCGTCAATGGCGGCATCTACTGGAAGACAAGGAGCTCCAGCGCGATTTCAGAATGATCGCGTATGACCTGCCATATCATGGGAAGTCGGTGCCGCCGACTGGAATCGAATGGTGGCGCAGCGAGTATCGGCTCACGAAGGATTTCCTGATGAAGTTCGTCCTCACGCTGAGTCACGAACTCGCACTTGAACGGCCGGTGTACATGGGCAGTTCGATCGGAGGGCATCTGGCGACCGACCTGGCGCTGCATCATGCAGACAAATTTCGCGCGATAATCGGCGTCGAGGCGGCGATTTCGACACCCGGCGGTTACGACGATCAATGGTCGCATCCGCGGGTCAGCAATGAGTACAAGGCGAGCGTGATGTACGGATTGATGTCGCCGACCAGTCCCGAAAAGTATCGGCGCGAGACCGCGTGGATATATAGTCAGGGCGCGCCGCCGGTATTCAAAGGCGATTTATACTATTACTCAGTCGATCACGATCTGAGTAATACGGCGGAGCAAATTGATACTAGCCAAACGCCGCTCTACCTGCTCACCGGTGAGTATGATTGGGCGAGCACGCCTGAAATGTCCGAAGACCTCGCGAAACGAATCAAGGGTGCGAAGTATCAGACGATGCGGGGACTTGGGCATTTTCCGATGAGCGAGGATCCGGCGCGATTCAAGGAATATATCGCGCCGGTATTGCGCGAGATTCGCAGCCGCGCGCGTTGA